One genomic region from Dermacentor variabilis isolate Ectoservices chromosome 6, ASM5094787v1, whole genome shotgun sequence encodes:
- the LOC142586285 gene encoding uncharacterized protein LOC142586285: MAVSRIGEYRLGTNASCDEYVERLEMFDEANKIAKEEQKRAVLLSCCGEKAYGLIVTLVKPARPITATYDEIKMAVRKHLHPRPSELYARFLFYKRNQAAEKSVADYVTALRKLAGDCGFCDEQLPLDIMMRGRFVCGLQNEAVQQRLLAERDLTFNVAYDLAAIAEATAKQQRDIRMQGQSETDCQGMIQATRTKQEAEGSICYRCNGTRALGSSQQAGIGETAAKYNCELTLQL, from the exons ATGGCCGTCAGCAGGATCGGCGAGTATCGTCTCGGCACAAACGCGTCATGCGACGAATACGTCGAGAGGCTAGAAATGTTCGACGAAGCGAACAAGATAGCgaaagaagaacagaaaagagccgTCCTGCTGAGTTGTTGCGGCGAAAAAGCGTACGGGCTCATCGTAACTCTGGTGAAGCCAGCAAGACCGATAACAGCAACCTACGACGAAATTAAGATGGCGGTTCGCAAGCACCTGCATCCAAGGCCTTCAGAGCTGTACGCAAGGTTTTTGTTCTACAAGAGGAACCAGGCTGCCGAGAAATCGGTTGCGGACTACGTCACAGCGCTTCGGAAGCTAGCCGGAGACTGCGGTTTTTGCGACGAGCAGCTCCCGTTGGACATAATGATGCGAGGTCGTTTCGTATGCGGCCTCCAGAACGAAGCAGTTCAACAGCGACTTCTCGCAGAACGCGACCTTACGTTCAACGTTGCGTACGACTTGGCCGCGATCGCAGAAGCGACAGCCAAGCAACAGCGAGACATACGTATGCAAGGCCAAAGCGAGACGGACTGCCAGGGCATGATACAAGCAACCAGAACGAAGCAAGAGGCAGAAGGATCCATTTGCTACCGTTGCAATG GGACTCGTGCTCTGGGCTCTTCCCAGCAGGCGGGTATAGGCGAGACCGCAGCAAAATACAACTGTGAGCTTACTTTACAACTATAG